CGCTGGAGCTGGCGCTGGGGACGCGGGTGACGCTGAACTGCACGGTGCGCTGGGCCAGCGCCGAGCCCTGCGAGCCCGTCCCCGCCTGGAGCAAGGACGGGCAGTGGCtgggcagcggcagcagccaGGACAGCACCTGGTGAGGAGCCTGGCAAATGTCCGTCCAtccctctgtctgtctgtcaaGGCAGACCACGGCATGGCCCGACCCACGGCCACCCTGTCTCCCCCCAGGTTTGGCCAAAACGCCTCAGAGTGGCTCCTCGCCAGCGTGCTGCAGCTCAACCTCACGCAGGATACCGACTTCGGGGTGTTTGCCTGCTGGGTCAGCAACGCCACGGCCACCTTCACCCTGCGGCGAGCGGGTAGGGGCGCGCTGGGGGCAGAGACGGGACAcccgctgcccggggcaggAGTGGCGGCTCCGTGGGGACCGTCGCTCCCTCCAGGCAGCGCATCGTGGTGcaaacccaccccaaacccaTGAAACCTGTGCCAGGGCCACTGCCCACACTCACCATCCCCTCGCGGTCCCGCAGAGGTGGCCGGGCACGTGTCGGCGGTGCTGGCCGCGCTCCTGGTCCTGGCGctcctggtgctcctggccGGGCTGTACGTGCGGTGCCGCCTGAGCGTGCGGCTCTGGTACCGCAACCGCTATGGCGAGCTGGAGCTCAACGGTGAGCAGCTGAGGGGGCTCAGAGGGGTGTCCCCCTCGGGAACAGCCTCCTCCCGGTGTCacacccctgtccccacggcTGTCCCCAGACGGGAAGCTGTACGACGCCTACGTGTCCCATGCCGGCGCCCCGGATGACCGCAAGTTCGTCCACTTCATCATGAAGCCGCAGCTGGAGAACCGCTACGGCTACAAGCTGTTCCTGGACGAGCAAACCATCCTGCCCAATGCAGGTGGGGCTGGACCCAGGGGGTCGAACGGGGTGGGGGTGACACCAAAACCCTGACACCCCTTTGCCTGCAGAGCCCTCGGCGGACCTGATCATGAACGTGAGCCGGTGCCGGCGCCTGATCGTCGTCCTCTCGGTCGCGTACCTGGAGCAGGACTGGTGCAACAGCAGCTTCAGGTGGGAGCAGCTCCCGCCCGCACCGGGGAGAAGGGCCATGGGGCCATCACCAGCCCACCGTGTCCCTCTCCCGCAGGGAAGGGCTCTggaggctgctggagctctCCAGGAAACCCATCTTCATCGTCTTCGAGAGCCAGTACCGGGAGATCGCCCACCCCGCCATCAGCCTGCTGCGGCAGCACCGCAGCGCCGTGACCCTGCTGGTGTGGCGAGCCGGCTCCATGGTGAGAGCCGAGTGAACCCTGTCCCGCTGGCACCCCCTTtccatccccagcacccccttTCCATCCCAACACCTTTCCATCCCCAGCGCCCCCAGTTCCAGCTCCAGCACCCCCAGTTCCATTTTCCTTTACACCCCCGGCACCCCAGGTTGCGTCAGCCTCCCCGCGATAcgctggggctgctcctcaTGCTCCTAAAAAGCAGGTTGGGGCACTTGTCTTTTAGaggcaacattttcaaaaaaacaacccaaacagcCCTCGATTTGGGTGCTCGCTCCCCAAACCTGCGCACTCAGGAGCCCCAGCCGAGGGGCGAAGCTTTGGCCCGCGGCTGCTCTGGCCATTTCGGGGCCGGGTGCGGAGCTGGAGCTCAGGAGCGTTCCAGCAGGTCGAGCCGGTTCCTCCGCCGGCGCACGGGCACGCTGCCACGCCGGGAGCCTTGGCCCGGAGCCCGGTGCTGGGGAGAGGCAGCCAAGACCCACAGAGTGCCCCCCAGCCTCACTTGGCTGCCCAGGGGTCCCCACGCAGCTCCTCGCCCCCTGCAGACCCCCTCGTCAGACTTCTGGAAGGAGCTGTGCCTGGCCCTGCCGCGCAAGGTGTCCTTCCCGGGGACCGTGGGGGACCCGCAGAcgcagctgcaggaggacaagGACCCCATGCTGATCCTGCACAGCAGCTACCTGGACAGCGGTGGGGACCTGCACCCGGACGGAGACCTCGGCACAGGTCCTTGTCCCCCACGCCTTCTCCAGATGTGCGCAGGAGGTCACCTCTGGGCTTTGTGTCACCCTCCCGTGGCAGGCGGGGTGGGttcagccccttccccaccacTCAAACCCgtctccctgctccctgcaggcCTCCGAGGGTGGGGGTTcaggagcccccagcccccccgcaTTGGCGGCCCCGGCACCCCAGTAGCCGCGGCTGCCGGTGCGATGGAGGACAcgcagcccagggacagccagAGACCTGAGATCGATGTCTCGGACCTGGGATCACGCAACTACGGCGCCCGCACGGACTTCTACTGCCTGGTGACGGAGGATGACGTCTGAGCGGGGCTAGGAAGGGCAGCATTCCCCTCCCCACGGGGCCGCAGGGACACGGGTCACGGCCAGAGGAGCCCGGGCTGTGTAGTGGGACCAAAGCCAAGGTCTCGGGGGGAAGGACAGGAGCAGGCTCCTTTGGGCAGCTCACTCTGCGGTGAGAACCATCACCAGGGGACAGCCCGGGCCCTAGTGCCAGGCCACCCTTGCGTGCTGGCCCCCTCCCTCACCATGGGTGGCAGGGACATCTGTCCTGTGTGACAGACACACGCTGGGATGGGGGATGCTCCCCGAGAAGCACCGTGCTCCTGCCCCATCCTAGGGGCTGGGAAATGCCCGGCAGGGCGGCTACGGCACGCTATGCCCCCCGGAGACCCCAGCAATAAAACGCTGCTGCACCCAGTGAGTCttgtccagctgcagggacatggGTGCCACTGGTGGGTCTGTCCCACCCTGGGCAGGGGGGATGGCAGCGCTCTGCTCTGTCCCATCCCCAGACAGGTGTCCCTGTGCCGGTGCCTCCACCGGGCTCGCCCGGAGCAGTGCCCAGTCACGGTGAGCGCAGTGTCACCACAGCCGGTGTCCCCTCCCATGTGCCGGTTGAGCACAGGGACAAGTGGGCATGTTCAAGGCCTTTATTTCGGGGATGCTCAGGGAGTTTGTACACGGAGAGCTGGGGGACAAACACACCATGACAGTCCCATGCCGTCACACGGGGGGCGCCACACCAGCCCTGGATGCGGCCCCTCTGCCAGCGCTGcctggtgtcccccccacccctgtAACTACTCTACCTCATTTCCCAAAGGGGGTGCGATGCCCCCCAAGCACAGGGACGCCCCCCAAGCACAGGGATGCCCCCAGCACCAAACCCGCTGGCAAAGCGAAGCCACCCgcaccccccagccccgttGCTGCCGTGCAGGGAGAGCTTTGGACCCGCTGCCGCACCCACACCGGGCACCAGGGACACCGGGGACATCTCGCCACATGCCGGTGACACCGCCCTGCACGCACCAGCGCTGGCCCTGCCCCAATCCTGCCCACGCAGCACTGGGGGGCCCAGCCTGAGCCCCCCAACCAGGCTGCACAGGGACAGTCCCCGCGGGGTGCACGGGTGGGGACAGTGCAGCTCTGAGGTCCCCCTGCCCCTCGCCGCGAGGGCACAGCCTCAGCCACCCCCTTTACAGCCACCCCGCAAAACCCTGGGCAGCCTCCCCAGAACTCCCACTCCCCGAGCTACAcgcagccctgtccccccacccagggcagagcaggggcagcccacggtgcaccctgcaccccccagcaccccgtgTGCACAgttcggggtgtccccagcagcacagctttgcaggacccccccaaagcccccgcccccccgcccagcCTCGAGACAAGCCGAGCTTTGCAGCGGCTTCTGGGGACCCCTGGGTGCCACAGGGCTGTCCCCACCAGCGGGGGTCCCAGCGGGTCCCCTGGCAGAGCCAAAAGCAGTTGCTGGAATTGAGGCTGCGGCAGGAGCGTCCCCCACCCAGGGAAGGGGACACGGTGCAGTGGGAGGCACAAGGGATGCGATGAGGACTACGCTATGGCGCGAGGTTGGGCGGCGAGCGGTGTCCTAGGGGCACGGCCGGCAGCAGGAGCGCCCAGGGGGTCAGGGTGGGCGGCCCAGGGGTGTCCTCACAGGCCGAGGAAGTCCTCCTTGCGGTACCCCTTCTGCAGGGAGACAGGTCACCGTCACACCAGGGACACCAGCACTGGCACCTCTCCTGCCCTAGGACACCCCAACCCGTGCTCGGCACTGGGAACGCCAACACAAACCCGCTCCGGCACAGACAGGGCCACGCTGTCCCCATGTTGGGCACGTGACTGTCCCCACCCCACTGGCGCAGGTGTCACCAGAGGGATGATGCTCTGGGGACTTCCCCAGCCCTCCAGGAGGGGGGCGTGTGGAGTCGGGGCATTTCCGGCAGCACTTGGGTGGTGTGGCTGGCCGGGGTGAAGCCCCTGACTCCTCTGGGACCCACCCTCGGGATCCACCCCCGGGTCCCTGTGgcaggggaggctcaggggtACGTACCATCTTGAAGTCGCGGTGCAGCTTGGTGTACTGCCACATGTTGCCCAGGAGGCTGGCCGCTGCTCTGGAGGACTTCTCGTTGTctgagctgggacagggacGGCACAGTGAGTTTCGCGTGCCGCTGGGTATGGGGGGTGCCCAAGGATGTCACCCAGAGGGGCCGGGAGGGTACGCAGGGACCTCCCACCTGTCCCTTCTCTTCTTGATGTAGAAGAGCTTCCTGAGGCCATCAAAGTAGACGATGTCACGGGCGGCCATGGGACTCTCCACCATCAGGTTGTTGAGCACCGCGATGATGTTAACGATGACATCGGCGGGCGGTGCCTTGTCCCCCACACTCCCCGGCAGCTTCTCGATCAAGTGGCTGACCACCTTGGTGGCTGGTGGGCAAAGGCATCACATCAGGGCTGGTGGCCAGAGCCAGGGGAcatgcagcagcctggggatgAACCTCGCAGCCTCCCGGGGCAATGCAGGGACAGAGAGTGTCCCTGGcgcccccccgcagccccggccccccggcaCTCACACATCTCGTCCTTGTTGCGTGCATGGCGGGACAGGTTGCGGATGAGCCCGGTGAGGGAGCGGAGTTGGTGGTGGTCAGCGGTGCGGACGCGGTCCAGCACGGGGTTCAGGATGCGCTCCTGCTCCAGCGCCTGCCGGCTCAGCACACCTGCCCACTGCCAGGAGACACCCGCTTGGGGACACTGCTGGGACCACAggccacctcctccctccccatccacctcctcctccctcctcatccttttcctcctcctggtcGGGGTGACCCAAGCCcatgacagaaccccagggaacggcagaagatgtgccagggagggtcagttggacaggagaaaaaggttcttcacccagagggtgctggccactggaacaggctccccagggaggtgtcccggccccagcctgacagtgttcaagaagaggctggacaacgtcctcagacacacggtgtgagctgtggggtgtcctgtgcagggacaggagttggactcgatggcccttgtgggtcccttccagcttgggacattctgtgactctctgCGCCCAGGTGGGGAGCAGCACGATGGCCAcgtccccctgccagggcaggctgGGACCAGCCCCCCGGGCATGGCCGTGCTTGCCCAGGTGGTGGGGACAGCCCTGAGGACAGGCCAAGGCCAGGGACATCGCCTCACCCTGCGGTCCCCGGCGGTGATGTTCTGCAGGGCGCCCGAGGCCGCCTCGGTGGTGTGCTTGTTGAGCTCGCAGCGCTGCAGCAGCCGGTTGTAGATGCCGACGATCTGCGGGTTCCAGAGCCACTCCATGCCCTTGGGGTCCTTGGAGACCTCCGTGAAGGTGACGATGTCTGCGTTTAGGTAGTGCTGGGGGTGGGGACAGCACGGTTAGGCTCGTCAGGGATGTCCCCTCTGCAGCACCCCTCCCTGCtggtgtccccttgtccccccatccctgggCTCAGCGCTGGGCAGCTCCAGGCTGGCAGGGACCCAGCAGGTCACCCCAGCTGTGTCACACCCCGTGGCACAGGAAAGTGGGGTTCAGCACCCTGATTCACCCTCCGCTGAGCTCACCCGTGTGTCTCATCCATCAGCCAGGGCCGGCGTCCACCTCCGCCCCAGCGTCACCTCCGCGCCAGCCGCTGCCCAATGCCAGCCCCACCCTGGTGACACGGCCGTGAGGGTGCCCACCCCTCCCAGCCGCTCACCTCCCGCGCTTTCTTGCTCTGGGGGCTGAAGCAGCCCACCAGCTCGCCGGTCACCATGCCGCCATTGCGCCGGTGGCCCTCCAGCCGCTGCAGGGAGGACGGGGGCATCTCGTCGTACAGGCGGTATGAGAGGTTGCGCAGGACGCAGACGGCGTTCTCCACGCTCTGTGGGGAGACATGGGGCAGGGGGTCAGTCCTTgtgccgcctgccagggcaccTCCAGCTGGCACGCCccctggggctctgcagccagagccACCCCAGTGACACCGGCAGTGCCCCACTGTGCCCAGTAAGTCCAGAAGGAGCCAGACTGGCTTTCCCACCACCACCTTGAGATGTGCCTTTGCACCACGACggtgcaggagggagggagcagcaccCAGACCCTGCAGCTCCCGGGCTCACCTTGTCCTCGGACTTGCCCACCTCCAAGGAGCTGTTGACGTAGTGGATCATGGCATCCACCAGACCGTGGCACTCACGCATCTTCTGCCGGGTCTGTTGGCTGGCGGAGCTGAGGTTCCTGCATGGGGAACGTGGGGACATCACAGTGAGAAGGGGCTGCCCCGTGGCCACCCCATACCCCTGGGCAACGCCGCGGGGAACCAGGGTTTGCCTTGGCGCACGAGTGCTGCAAGGGATGAGGACCCCAGAAACGAGCCGGGACCTCACTCCCCACGTCTGCAGCATGGGGGGGGTCTCTTCCTCCCCCCAAAACTTCACCCACAGAAGGACAGCTGGTGCCGGCCCAGAGCAGGTACCTGAGGAAGCCTGTGGAGTTGTAGAAGATCTCCGCCTCCGAGGGGTTCTGCTGGATGACACCCGAGCCCCCCAGCCCAGAGAGGGGCACCAGGACCGTGTCCGTGAGCTGCTCCAGCGTGTCCCGGGCCAGGCGGTCCTTCAGGTTGTCACTGGAGGAGAGGTTCCACAGGATCCCTGCGCGGAGGGGACCCTCAGGCCCGGCATGGGTGGGGGGCATGCCCACCCCCGCCCACCTCACGGGGGGCTCGTGCCGACCCCCCGCAGCCAGGAGCAGCCACGGGACAGGGTAACAATGACACAGAGCTCACCCCCGTGGAGCGCCACCCCAGCTTTACTCATGGGGTGGGGGGACCAACATGCCCCTCCTGGGGGAGGAGGACCCCTGCCCAGCCCGCCACCGTCCCCGACCTGTGACATTCTTGCGGAGCTCGTCATCGGGCTCCCGCAGCGTCCTCATGAGCTCGTAGATGCCGTTCTCCTCCACCAGCGCCAGCTTGTTCTCAGCATTGTCGTAGATGAGGTTGCGCATGGCGCCGGTGGCATGGCGCTGCACCTCCTGGTTGGGGCTGTTGAACAGCTTCACCAGCTTGGGCATGGCCTGGAGGCTGCGAGCCTGGGGGGACAGCCCGGCCGCGTTGGGAACCCGGCTGGGGCTCCTGCGCCTCCCCGGGTGTCCCccagggcagaggggctgggacaGCCCTGCCCTCCGCTCCCGTGCTCACCTGCTTCTTGGCGTTGCCGTCGCTGTAGCACTTGTGCTGGAGGTAGGCGGCCCCCAGGACCTGCAGGTTGGGGTCGCTGGCGATCAGGTACTTCACCGCCGAGGGCAGGTCGATGTCGTCAAACCTGGGAGCCACGGGAGGTGAGGGAGAGCCCAGGCAGAGCACCCCCAGGGCTCCTCCACCACGTCCTGCCTCTCGAGGGGACTCCCCAACCCgcctccctccccaccagcaCACCCGGCTGAATCTTCTGCCCTCAT
Above is a window of Caloenas nicobarica isolate bCalNic1 chromosome 5, bCalNic1.hap1, whole genome shotgun sequence DNA encoding:
- the PKP3 gene encoding LOW QUALITY PROTEIN: plakophilin-3 (The sequence of the model RefSeq protein was modified relative to this genomic sequence to represent the inferred CDS: deleted 1 base in 1 codon), producing MYRSGAHWWGCLGLWGAMGRLPGGASQPRYDHAGPPAPPTSLAPSSLRGHPRVPVMVLVTVSAGAWCGPLPPGEAWRQGGPGASQGPREPPPLTCAGRPRRLGRTAAMQEPPAATANPFLLSALQPEAGVCSLALPSDRQLDGRGREAAEAQRLRSARVQEQVRIRMMLRGQAAARPDGPDHADGARGGQYGTALHSSFSSRSQSNGLDPKASLYQPLPKKDFGTLKGSGWSSRSAVDLTSQKRMATISNGGLVQGRGYGPGYAVSPAASTSPRPSSFHERNYRPRQNFDTLSLRSLRLADGPLPPPAMADDRYSVISEQLDPLGHRPLYKSQGNGGFARSYTFERQLSAGSAAKAPSEWLEGSEVAQSRTIRAPAMRTLQRFQSNNRSRLSAGSFGSAAVGMGGSYLGLGEHGSSRAPSVRSLAESGQRLQDQRAMELYNGHSTLLGRHAGGFDDIDLPSAVKYLIASDPNLQVLGAAYLQHKCYSDGNAKKQARSLQAMPKLVKLFNSPNQEVQRHATGAMRNLIYDNAENKLALVEENGIYELMRTLREPDDELRKNVTGILWNLSSSDNLKDRLARDTLEQLTDTVLVPLSGLGGSGVIQQNPSEAEIFYNSTGFLRNLSSASQQTRQKMRECHGLVDAMIHYVNSSLEVGKSEDKSVENAVCVLRNLSYRLYDEMPPSSLQRLEGHRRNGGMVTGELVGCFSPQSKKAREHYLNADIVTFTEVSKDPKGMEWLWNPQIVGIYNRLLQRCELNKHTTEAASGALQNITAGDRRWAGVLSRQALEQERILNPVLDRVRTADHHQLRSLTGLIRNLSRHARNKDEMSTKVVSHLIEKLPGSVGDKAPPADVIVNIIAVLNNLMVESPMAARDIVYFDGLRKLFYIKKRRDSSDNEKSSRAAASLLGNMWQYTKLHRDFKMKGYRKEDFLGL
- the SIGIRR gene encoding LOW QUALITY PROTEIN: single Ig IL-1-related receptor (The sequence of the model RefSeq protein was modified relative to this genomic sequence to represent the inferred CDS: deleted 1 base in 1 codon); translation: MGSGADPGAPCASPAGAHRAICALSQAQPRAQAGGLCPRKAPGRGALLGAHGDAGSSPLTPEPAMADLCSVSPEFLVPATNETLELALGTRVTLNCTVRWASAEPCEPVPAWSKDGQWLGSGSSQDSTWFGQNASEWLLASVLQLNLTQDTDFGVFACWVSNATATFTLRRAEVAGHVSAVLAALLVLALLVLLAGLYVRCRLSVRLWYRNRYGELELNDGKLYDAYVSHAGAPDDRKFVHFIMKPQLENRYGYKLFLDEQTILPNAEPSADLIMNVSRCRRLIVVLSVAYLEQDWCNSSFREGLWRLLELSRKPIFIVFESQYREIAHPAISLLRQHRSAVTLLVWRAGSMTPSSDFWKELCLALPRKVSFPGTVGDPQTQLQEDKDPMLILHSSYLDSGGDLHPDGDLGTGLRGWGFRSPQPPRIGGPGTPVAAAAGAMEDTQPRDSQRPEIDVSDLGSRNYGARTDFYCLVTEDDV